One window of Chryseobacterium sp. JJR-5R genomic DNA carries:
- a CDS encoding phosphomannose isomerase type II C-terminal cupin domain, whose product MEIGERPWGKYFVLADEPNYKLKRIEVDPGQKLSYQYHHKRQEQWTIIEGDATVVLDDKEIKLAYGESIFIPLGAKHRMMNLSEKPVVFIEVQTGTYFGEDDIVRIEDEYDRN is encoded by the coding sequence TTGGAAATCGGAGAAAGACCCTGGGGAAAATATTTTGTCTTGGCAGATGAGCCCAATTACAAATTAAAAAGGATCGAAGTAGATCCGGGTCAGAAGCTGTCTTACCAGTACCATCACAAAAGACAAGAGCAATGGACAATCATTGAAGGTGACGCAACCGTTGTGCTGGATGATAAAGAAATTAAATTGGCGTACGGGGAAAGTATTTTCATTCCCTTGGGTGCAAAGCACCGTATGATGAATCTTTCCGAAAAACCTGTTGTTTTCATAGAAGTTCAGACCGGAACTTATTTTGGGGAAGATGATATTGTGAGGATTGAAGATGAGTATGATAGGAATTAA
- the gltX gene encoding glutamate--tRNA ligase translates to MGKVRVRFAPSPTGPLHLGGVRTALYDYLFAKNQGGEFVLRIEDTDTARYVEGAEEYIEEALEWCGIIADESPKKGGKFAPYRQSERRDIYDRYTAQILKTDYAYIAFDTAEELDAIRAEYEARGDVFSYDNKTRNRLKNSMTLSEEEVQKLLDENTPYVVRFKMPVDRTLNLVDIIRGNSSVNTNTLDDKVLVKNDGMPTYHFANIIDDHEMEISHVIRGEEWLPSLGLHTLLYEAMGWKAPQFAHLSLILKPEGKGKLSKRDGDKFGFPVFPLNFTDPATGNISKGYRESGYLPEAFINMVALLGWSPADDKEILSLDEMAKEFDLYKVHKAGARFSKEKAEWFNHQYIQLKSDEELLKILKKSDLNLNIEDEKLLRIIHLMKERATFPTDIYENGKFFFEAPAAYDEKASKKAWNDETSTVLSELASNLETAEFSAESLKKAVHDFAEHKGLGMGKVMMPLRLALVGELKGPDVPDILEILGREESISRIHNAINNIK, encoded by the coding sequence ATGGGGAAAGTAAGAGTACGTTTTGCTCCAAGTCCTACCGGACCTTTGCATTTGGGAGGCGTAAGAACGGCATTATATGATTATCTTTTTGCCAAAAACCAGGGCGGTGAGTTTGTATTGAGAATAGAAGATACAGATACTGCGAGATACGTGGAAGGCGCAGAAGAGTATATTGAGGAAGCCTTGGAATGGTGCGGGATTATTGCTGATGAAAGCCCTAAAAAAGGAGGTAAATTTGCGCCATACAGACAATCTGAAAGAAGGGATATTTATGACCGGTATACTGCGCAGATCCTGAAAACGGACTATGCTTACATCGCTTTCGATACTGCTGAAGAACTGGATGCCATCCGTGCTGAATACGAAGCCAGAGGCGACGTGTTCTCTTATGATAACAAAACCAGAAACCGACTAAAAAACAGCATGACCCTTTCTGAAGAGGAGGTTCAGAAATTACTGGATGAAAATACGCCCTATGTGGTAAGGTTTAAGATGCCCGTTGACAGAACTTTGAATCTTGTGGATATCATCCGCGGGAATTCTTCCGTAAATACCAATACATTAGACGATAAGGTTCTGGTAAAAAACGACGGAATGCCGACGTATCATTTCGCCAATATCATCGATGATCATGAAATGGAAATTTCCCACGTTATCCGCGGTGAAGAATGGCTGCCTTCTTTAGGTCTACATACTTTATTATATGAGGCGATGGGTTGGAAAGCACCTCAGTTTGCCCACCTCTCTTTAATCCTGAAACCTGAAGGCAAAGGAAAACTCAGCAAAAGGGACGGCGATAAATTCGGGTTCCCGGTGTTTCCTTTAAACTTTACCGATCCTGCTACAGGAAATATTTCCAAAGGATACCGGGAAAGCGGTTACCTTCCGGAAGCATTTATCAATATGGTGGCACTTTTAGGCTGGTCGCCTGCCGATGATAAGGAAATCCTCTCTCTTGACGAAATGGCAAAAGAATTTGACTTGTATAAAGTGCATAAAGCCGGAGCCAGATTCAGCAAAGAAAAAGCGGAATGGTTCAATCACCAGTACATCCAGTTGAAATCTGACGAAGAACTGCTGAAGATATTAAAGAAATCTGATCTGAATTTAAATATTGAAGATGAAAAATTGTTAAGAATTATTCATCTGATGAAAGAAAGGGCAACGTTCCCCACCGATATTTATGAAAACGGAAAGTTTTTCTTTGAGGCACCAGCTGCTTATGACGAGAAAGCTTCAAAAAAGGCATGGAATGATGAAACTTCTACCGTTTTAAGCGAACTGGCCTCTAATCTGGAAACAGCAGAATTCAGTGCGGAAAGCCTGAAGAAAGCAGTACATGATTTCGCGGAACATAAAGGCCTGGGGATGGGTAAAGTGATGATGCCACTGCGTTTGGCGCTGGTAGGGGAACTGAAGGGCCCCGATGTGCCGGATATCCTGGAAATCCTTGGTAGAGAGGAAAGTATCTCCAGAATACATAATGCGATCAATAATATTAAATAG
- a CDS encoding acetyl-CoA carboxylase carboxyltransferase subunit alpha, protein MEYLSFELPIKELVDQLQTCSLVGEESGVDVKLACSQIEDKIIEKKKEIYSNLTPWQRVQLSRHPDRPYTLDYINGMVDKGSFLELHGDRNFADDPAMIGGLATLDGQKIMIIGTQKGRTTKERQHRRFGMPNPEGYRKALRLMKLAEKFRIPVVTLVDTPGAYPGLEAEERGQGEAIARNIFEMTMLKTPIFTYIIGEGASGGALGIGVGNKVYMLENTWYTVIAPESCSSILWRNWDHKEDAANALNLTPQDALREKFIDGIVEEPLGGAHYDPQATFLHLKSSILQNIKAFSKFTGKELETQRQDKFIAMGQYKG, encoded by the coding sequence ATGGAATATTTAAGTTTCGAGCTTCCTATCAAAGAACTGGTGGATCAACTTCAGACCTGTTCTTTAGTAGGGGAAGAAAGTGGTGTTGATGTAAAATTAGCATGCAGCCAGATTGAGGACAAGATCATAGAAAAGAAAAAAGAAATCTATTCTAATCTTACACCTTGGCAGAGAGTACAGCTGTCCCGTCATCCGGACCGTCCTTATACATTAGACTATATCAACGGAATGGTGGATAAAGGGAGCTTCCTGGAGCTGCACGGGGACAGGAATTTCGCAGATGATCCTGCCATGATCGGCGGCCTGGCTACGCTGGACGGGCAGAAAATTATGATTATCGGGACACAGAAAGGCAGGACCACCAAAGAAAGGCAGCACAGAAGATTCGGGATGCCCAATCCTGAAGGATACCGGAAAGCATTAAGGCTGATGAAGCTGGCTGAAAAGTTCAGGATTCCTGTAGTTACTTTGGTAGATACCCCGGGAGCTTATCCGGGACTGGAAGCTGAAGAAAGAGGACAGGGTGAGGCCATTGCCCGTAATATTTTTGAAATGACCATGCTGAAAACGCCTATTTTCACCTACATCATCGGTGAAGGAGCCAGCGGCGGGGCATTAGGAATCGGTGTAGGGAATAAGGTGTATATGCTGGAAAATACCTGGTATACAGTAATTGCACCGGAAAGCTGTTCCTCCATTCTGTGGAGAAACTGGGACCACAAGGAAGATGCGGCCAACGCCCTGAACCTTACCCCACAGGATGCCTTAAGAGAAAAATTTATTGACGGAATCGTTGAAGAGCCTCTTGGAGGTGCACACTATGACCCGCAAGCCACTTTTCTGCATTTGAAGAGTTCAATTTTACAGAACATCAAGGCATTCTCAAAATTCACAGGTAAGGAACTGGAAACCCAAAGGCAGGACAAGTTCATTGCGATGGGGCAATATAAAGGATAA
- a CDS encoding DUF6759 domain-containing protein: MKKIFLLLFLCIFALGFSQKKKKTKSKAIVEKETVIIYTENDAEATAEARIVAGFLKQNPGHAKTDYFKRKLMKIVMASNSPEAKPTIKPLSEDKVKQMILENNSLNSSKTLASNTGSAAAPERTVNYASVAPATGKKVAGPSEQNKKTAAMLTHLFNNDPMEKEAYINIKNRSKCNLIVKINGKKYYNLDVPANGQNFLLVEKGEYILTTMVCDAKYSSLKKINKDIEIELNLRED, encoded by the coding sequence ATGAAAAAAATATTTCTTCTCCTGTTTTTATGCATATTTGCCTTGGGCTTCTCGCAGAAAAAGAAAAAGACGAAATCCAAAGCCATCGTAGAAAAGGAAACCGTGATCATCTATACGGAAAATGATGCGGAAGCCACTGCGGAAGCCAGGATTGTTGCAGGGTTCCTGAAGCAGAACCCGGGACACGCCAAAACAGACTATTTCAAAAGAAAGCTGATGAAGATTGTGATGGCCAGCAACTCCCCTGAAGCCAAGCCTACGATAAAGCCTCTGAGCGAAGATAAGGTAAAGCAAATGATTCTGGAAAACAACAGTCTGAACAGTTCAAAAACACTGGCATCCAATACAGGATCTGCAGCAGCTCCCGAAAGAACGGTAAATTATGCAAGCGTGGCACCGGCAACCGGTAAAAAAGTAGCTGGCCCAAGCGAACAGAATAAAAAAACAGCCGCAATGCTGACCCATCTCTTCAATAATGACCCGATGGAGAAAGAGGCTTATATCAATATTAAAAACAGATCCAAATGCAACCTGATCGTAAAGATCAACGGAAAAAAATATTACAACCTTGATGTTCCGGCCAACGGACAGAACTTCCTGCTGGTAGAAAAAGGAGAGTACATCCTGACTACCATGGTATGTGATGCCAAATATTCTTCTTTAAAGAAAATCAATAAGGATATTGAAATTGAACTGAATCTGAGGGAGGATTAA
- the tsf gene encoding translation elongation factor Ts, which translates to MSYTPVAADVAKLRNQTGAGMMDCKKALVEAEGDFEKAVDILRKKGQKVAANRADRETTEGVVIARVNEDNTLGVVISLNCETDFVAKNEAFIELAYELAEIAITAATKEELLATDFHGITVAEKLVEQTGVIGEKIEIGAFERLDGPFLGAYIHAGNKIASITALSANVEGAAEAAKSVSMQVAAMNPIALDETMVSQEIINKELEIERELLTKEGKPENIIENILKGKMQRFYKDNTLVHQSFIKDGSMSVADYVKSVNGDLKVTGFVRVSL; encoded by the coding sequence ATGTCTTATACACCAGTAGCTGCTGACGTAGCAAAATTGAGAAACCAAACGGGTGCAGGTATGATGGACTGCAAGAAAGCTTTAGTTGAAGCAGAAGGAGATTTCGAAAAAGCGGTAGATATCCTTAGAAAAAAAGGACAGAAAGTTGCGGCTAACAGAGCGGACAGAGAAACTACTGAAGGAGTGGTAATCGCAAGAGTAAACGAAGACAATACATTAGGTGTTGTAATCTCCCTGAACTGCGAAACTGATTTCGTGGCTAAAAACGAAGCGTTCATTGAACTGGCTTACGAACTGGCTGAAATCGCAATCACAGCTGCTACCAAAGAAGAACTTTTAGCTACGGATTTCCACGGGATCACTGTTGCAGAGAAATTAGTGGAGCAGACAGGTGTTATCGGTGAAAAAATCGAAATCGGAGCATTTGAAAGACTTGACGGTCCTTTCCTGGGAGCTTATATCCACGCCGGAAACAAAATCGCTTCGATCACTGCACTTTCTGCTAACGTAGAAGGAGCTGCTGAAGCGGCTAAATCCGTTTCTATGCAGGTAGCTGCCATGAACCCGATCGCTCTTGACGAAACTATGGTTTCCCAGGAAATAATCAACAAAGAATTGGAGATCGAAAGAGAACTGTTAACCAAGGAAGGTAAGCCTGAAAACATTATCGAAAACATCCTTAAAGGTAAAATGCAGAGATTCTACAAAGATAATACTTTGGTGCACCAGTCTTTCATTAAAGACGGCAGCATGTCTGTAGCAGACTATGTGAAATCTGTAAACGGTGACCTTAAAGTAACCGGATTTGTAAGAGTAAGCTTATAA
- a CDS encoding T9SS type B sorting domain-containing protein, with amino-acid sequence MKKILLVICTFFCLLCNAQLDTDHWFAPMAARSGMANLQGYLYLSTNETTPFSVQIFSGNTLYNTVQVSKGNPVQVNIPNYFMIADQQGDLFTPNSMGMFVKGTKKFFANYRFSVPNHAEIITSKGLAGLGTKFYAGVVPLTGSNYYINSTIGITATEDNTSVVLSGYDPNVVFSDGTSAATKTFILNRGQSYIIDAVSSDSGSNMAGLTGAKIEATKPVSVTNGNFNGIYNVLNTTNNDILMDQAVPVDRLGKDFVLVKGNGNIIYQMETALIIATEDNTQVAFNGGTAAVTLNAGQYFMVPSSNYLNQGSGNYNMGISATKNIYVYQLLAGITGSASVNEYATGGMNFIPPLSCFMPNKVDEIGFINKIGSQTFNTRLNIITQTGAAVTLNGNPIAAVNGPYPVTGNPNWVTYSVLNVSGTVAVSSTKSVTAGIAAGSGAVGYGGYFAGFSSIPVISKTGDCYTGLLLQVDNTYDAYQWYLNGVAIPGAASYSLNPELYGAGTYTCLITKNNCESKLTTPYAYMACPPITTTTYTIGSCSTKTITPAFTNSTQTIIPVNTSITLAPVSGTATVNPVTGQITYTPNPGITANITDSFIYYIQGNGNPYDFEYFKINININVLQTVNGTLTSCADASGNGTFNLTSVNVSPDPGTAVQYFTNPALTGAPIAVPAAYTGPAGTIYANVTSQYGCTKVAQIMLSTTPSPNINTGNFNAALCDDNFDGTMNVNFLNVTSAIVTNPASFNVRYYLTQADATAGNANNLPANWTYTANTTVYVRMDALTGVCPAVFGQINFKIGNRITLITDNLINEICDNDLNGSENVNLNDYKNLFTTNTGVALSFYSTLADARNGVNTISPNQAIITVSTFYIRFTSASECPNTAVLKITLKSPKKSDRLKDQLVCSNDKAILDAGSGFTSYAWSTGATTQTISAGTGNYWVDLGFNGCVYRQYVNVTTAQAPTITKIEVSGSDATVSVSGGTPPYRYSLNGIDYQTHNVFQGLSRGMHMVYVLSADGCSPVIKEFLILNLVNTITPNGDGLNDVLNYSDLRIKQNVSIEVADRYGAPVYKSSDKNYIWDGKVNGRLLSTGTYWYLLRWTEPDTKLPVSYSGWLLIKNRE; translated from the coding sequence ATGAAAAAAATTTTACTGGTTATTTGTACTTTTTTTTGCTTATTATGTAATGCCCAGCTGGACACGGACCATTGGTTTGCGCCTATGGCGGCCAGATCCGGAATGGCCAACCTGCAGGGGTATCTGTACCTCTCCACCAATGAAACTACTCCTTTTTCCGTACAGATTTTCAGCGGCAATACACTTTACAATACCGTTCAGGTAAGCAAGGGAAACCCGGTACAGGTTAATATTCCCAATTATTTCATGATTGCTGACCAACAGGGAGATCTTTTTACACCCAATTCAATGGGGATGTTTGTGAAAGGCACTAAAAAGTTTTTTGCCAATTACCGTTTTTCGGTTCCCAATCATGCTGAAATCATTACTTCCAAAGGCCTGGCCGGCCTCGGAACAAAATTTTACGCAGGCGTTGTCCCGCTTACAGGCTCAAATTATTACATCAACTCCACCATAGGAATCACTGCAACGGAAGACAATACTTCTGTGGTGCTTTCAGGCTATGATCCGAACGTTGTTTTTTCAGACGGCACTTCTGCAGCTACCAAAACATTTATCTTAAACCGCGGACAGTCTTATATTATCGATGCCGTAAGCAGTGATTCCGGTTCCAATATGGCCGGCCTGACAGGAGCAAAAATAGAAGCTACGAAGCCTGTTTCGGTAACCAACGGAAATTTTAACGGGATCTACAATGTACTCAATACAACCAACAATGACATCCTGATGGATCAGGCCGTGCCTGTTGACCGCCTGGGAAAAGATTTTGTGCTGGTAAAAGGGAACGGAAATATCATCTACCAGATGGAAACAGCCCTGATCATTGCCACAGAAGACAATACGCAGGTTGCTTTCAATGGCGGTACTGCGGCGGTTACTCTTAATGCAGGACAATACTTTATGGTTCCGAGCAGCAATTACCTCAACCAGGGAAGCGGAAATTATAATATGGGGATTTCTGCCACCAAGAATATTTATGTATATCAGCTGCTGGCAGGGATTACCGGAAGTGCTTCCGTAAATGAATATGCTACCGGAGGAATGAATTTCATACCGCCTTTAAGCTGTTTTATGCCGAATAAAGTGGATGAAATTGGTTTCATCAATAAAATAGGCAGCCAGACTTTCAACACCAGATTAAATATCATCACCCAGACCGGTGCTGCGGTTACTTTAAACGGGAACCCGATTGCAGCTGTCAACGGCCCTTACCCTGTAACGGGGAACCCGAACTGGGTAACCTATTCCGTACTGAATGTATCGGGCACCGTTGCAGTAAGCTCTACCAAATCCGTTACCGCAGGAATTGCAGCAGGAAGCGGCGCGGTAGGCTATGGCGGATATTTTGCAGGCTTCTCGTCTATCCCTGTCATTTCAAAAACCGGAGATTGTTACACAGGCCTTCTGTTGCAGGTTGACAATACGTATGATGCCTATCAGTGGTACCTTAACGGAGTGGCAATTCCAGGTGCTGCTTCTTATTCCCTTAACCCTGAACTGTACGGAGCCGGGACCTACACCTGCCTGATCACAAAAAACAATTGTGAGTCTAAACTTACCACACCGTATGCTTATATGGCCTGTCCACCGATAACCACAACAACCTATACCATCGGGTCCTGCAGCACAAAAACCATTACTCCTGCCTTTACGAATTCTACCCAGACAATTATTCCTGTCAATACAAGCATTACTTTAGCACCAGTTTCAGGTACAGCAACCGTAAACCCTGTAACAGGTCAGATTACCTATACCCCAAACCCGGGGATCACTGCCAATATAACCGATTCGTTTATTTACTATATACAGGGCAACGGAAACCCTTACGATTTTGAATATTTTAAAATCAATATCAACATCAATGTCCTGCAGACAGTCAACGGTACTTTAACATCCTGTGCCGATGCCAGTGGAAACGGTACTTTTAACCTGACTTCTGTCAATGTTTCTCCGGATCCGGGAACTGCGGTCCAGTATTTTACAAATCCTGCACTCACAGGAGCACCTATTGCAGTACCGGCAGCGTACACCGGGCCTGCAGGAACCATTTATGCGAATGTAACCTCTCAGTACGGATGTACAAAAGTGGCCCAGATTATGCTTTCCACTACTCCATCTCCTAACATCAATACCGGTAATTTTAATGCTGCCCTTTGTGATGATAATTTTGACGGGACCATGAACGTTAATTTTTTAAATGTCACATCTGCTATCGTAACCAATCCGGCCAGTTTCAATGTAAGGTATTACCTTACCCAGGCAGATGCTACCGCCGGAAATGCAAACAATTTACCTGCAAACTGGACGTATACAGCAAATACAACCGTTTATGTAAGAATGGACGCGCTTACCGGAGTTTGTCCTGCGGTGTTCGGTCAGATTAATTTCAAGATCGGAAACAGAATTACCCTGATTACCGATAACCTGATTAATGAGATCTGCGATAACGACCTCAACGGTTCGGAAAATGTAAACCTTAATGACTATAAAAATTTATTCACCACCAATACAGGTGTTGCCTTATCATTTTATTCCACTTTAGCCGATGCCCGTAACGGCGTCAATACAATTTCCCCGAATCAGGCCATTATTACTGTAAGCACATTTTATATCCGGTTTACAAGCGCTTCCGAATGCCCCAATACAGCTGTTTTAAAAATAACACTGAAATCACCTAAAAAATCAGACCGTCTGAAAGACCAGCTGGTATGCAGCAATGACAAAGCTATACTGGATGCCGGTTCCGGGTTTACATCTTATGCATGGAGCACCGGAGCAACAACGCAGACCATTAGTGCAGGAACAGGAAACTACTGGGTCGATCTAGGATTTAACGGCTGTGTTTACCGTCAGTATGTGAATGTTACAACAGCACAGGCACCAACAATTACCAAGATTGAGGTTTCCGGCTCCGATGCCACGGTATCGGTTTCCGGAGGAACCCCTCCATATCGATATTCCCTGAACGGAATTGATTATCAGACGCATAATGTCTTCCAGGGACTATCAAGAGGCATGCATATGGTGTATGTTTTAAGTGCAGACGGCTGCTCTCCGGTAATCAAAGAATTCCTGATACTGAATCTCGTGAATACCATAACCCCTAACGGAGACGGCCTCAACGATGTGCTGAATTATTCTGACCTGAGGATCAAGCAGAATGTTTCCATAGAAGTAGCAGACCGCTACGGAGCACCGGTCTATAAATCATCAGATAAAAACTATATCTGGGACGGAAAGGTAAACGGAAGGCTGCTTTCTACCGGAACTTACTGGTATTTACTGAGATGGACAGAACCCGACACCAAATTGCCGGTTTCATATTCAGGATGGTTATTAATTAAGAATCGGGAATAG
- a CDS encoding gliding motility-associated C-terminal domain-containing protein, whose translation MKRFLLGLVLVFLTINTLSAQRDTEHWFAPVAASSSVMSAFNQGLYFSTDSVDPFDVNIYTNDTSGNSVVIGTVTIKKGDPKVFNFSTPTPPVPGVTMGTIMVTTAAADKFTKVNKGIYTHASKPYFVNYRFGVSSHGEILTSKGKAGIGKLFRAVVAPVTYLSAGSLLNFTTGIMATENNTTVTVSGYNPTVQFSNGVTGAASPTLTINLNKGQSYIIEGAGTVAGNPTGFIGAKIEADKPVSVTNGNFNGQFAVLAPNNSFDGSDIIMDQSVPVDRLGNEFVLVKGNGDISEGMEDALIVATEDNTEVYVNNETTPVFTLNAGQGKRVCSPDNLVFTNKYIDQGSGHYNMRVKTSKNVYVYQLLAGISNSNATVGFNYVPPLNCFLPRKIDEIAMVNILPPTTNTVKLNILTEAGAAVTVNGLPLPANQGPYPVSGTTAWVSYSVPNASGNITVQSTKAVTAGIAGGSGAVGYGGYFAGFSSIPVIAKKSGECVPGIVLEVDDSYEGYQWSLNNVIIPGATQNTYTPTQAGNYTVKVSMGTCPPITTPVYKVFACLRNTTAALNACATKVIAPAFSFTTSQIPVASTVAILTYPTHGTATVNASTGQITYIPNPGYVGPDTIVYQFCGNAPEFIDCEHVTLNLTVVPFILTDRTIKACQYNGKGFFDLTTANVTDYTPVVKKFYPTLADLNASSNEITNPTNYFSSEGSVYVKVTTSEGCVGNAKITLAFLPAPIVNEATMSECFLETDETRAVFNLTTANVSSETPITKKYYPTFTDASNNTNEILNADTYISGNTTVYVRVFNSNQCYAIAKLNLKVIPPKRSAILTDKMICIDGRTNLDAGPGYTSYEWNTGATTQILEGATVGEYWVILEDNGCFVKQMVSVKKAPDPVISEIEISNNTVTVQVTGGKAPYQYAVDAPTNWQDSNVFTGLTRGQHTFYVKDSYNCTPVSVEVTVPNLINAITPNGDNKNDFIDYSELAYKENLSFVIYDRYGNKIFTGDKFNNYKWDGKHYDKKLVTGTYWYHINWNEPNKDKTPIKYTGWILVKNIN comes from the coding sequence ATGAAAAGATTTCTACTCGGCTTAGTATTGGTTTTTTTAACAATTAATACTTTATCTGCACAGAGAGATACAGAGCATTGGTTTGCACCGGTAGCCGCATCTTCATCTGTGATGTCAGCCTTTAATCAAGGATTGTACTTTTCTACAGATTCAGTAGATCCGTTTGATGTAAATATATACACCAATGACACTTCCGGAAACAGTGTGGTTATAGGAACGGTAACAATTAAGAAAGGAGATCCTAAGGTTTTCAATTTCTCGACTCCTACCCCGCCCGTACCCGGAGTTACTATGGGAACTATAATGGTTACAACTGCAGCTGCTGATAAGTTTACCAAAGTAAATAAAGGGATCTATACACATGCCAGCAAACCCTATTTTGTAAATTACAGATTTGGTGTTTCCAGCCATGGTGAAATTCTCACCTCAAAAGGCAAAGCAGGTATCGGCAAGTTATTCCGTGCAGTAGTTGCGCCGGTTACATACCTGAGCGCCGGTTCATTATTAAACTTTACAACCGGGATCATGGCCACTGAAAACAATACCACGGTTACCGTTTCAGGATACAACCCCACGGTTCAGTTCTCCAATGGTGTAACAGGAGCTGCCAGCCCTACACTTACAATAAATCTTAATAAGGGACAATCATATATTATTGAAGGAGCAGGTACTGTTGCAGGAAACCCTACCGGATTTATCGGAGCCAAGATAGAAGCCGACAAACCTGTTTCCGTAACCAATGGAAATTTTAACGGTCAGTTTGCAGTCCTCGCCCCGAATAATAGTTTCGACGGTTCGGATATTATCATGGACCAATCCGTACCTGTTGACAGATTAGGAAATGAATTTGTTCTTGTAAAAGGAAACGGAGATATCTCGGAAGGCATGGAAGACGCTCTTATTGTAGCAACGGAAGACAATACAGAAGTGTATGTAAATAATGAAACCACTCCTGTTTTTACCCTTAATGCCGGTCAGGGAAAACGGGTCTGTTCCCCTGATAATTTAGTTTTTACCAATAAATATATCGATCAGGGAAGCGGCCATTATAACATGCGCGTGAAAACTTCTAAGAATGTATATGTATACCAGCTTTTAGCAGGGATCAGCAACAGTAATGCAACGGTTGGTTTTAATTATGTTCCTCCTTTAAACTGCTTCCTGCCGAGAAAAATTGATGAGATTGCGATGGTGAATATTTTACCTCCGACTACCAATACCGTCAAGCTTAATATTCTTACTGAGGCAGGTGCAGCCGTTACCGTTAATGGTTTACCTTTACCGGCTAATCAAGGTCCGTATCCGGTTTCAGGAACTACGGCATGGGTATCTTACTCAGTGCCCAATGCATCCGGCAATATAACCGTACAATCAACAAAAGCCGTTACAGCAGGCATTGCAGGCGGAAGTGGAGCCGTAGGATACGGAGGCTATTTTGCAGGCTTTTCTTCAATTCCCGTTATTGCGAAAAAATCAGGAGAATGTGTACCGGGTATTGTCCTGGAAGTGGATGACAGTTATGAAGGCTATCAGTGGTCCCTTAATAACGTAATAATACCCGGTGCCACTCAAAATACCTATACCCCTACACAGGCAGGAAATTATACGGTCAAGGTATCAATGGGAACATGTCCCCCAATTACAACTCCTGTCTACAAAGTGTTTGCATGTTTAAGAAATACAACGGCTGCTTTAAATGCCTGTGCCACTAAAGTAATTGCTCCCGCATTCTCATTCACTACATCGCAGATCCCTGTAGCCAGTACCGTAGCTATACTTACCTATCCTACCCACGGAACTGCTACAGTAAACGCGTCAACAGGGCAGATCACTTACATCCCGAATCCCGGTTACGTAGGCCCGGATACCATAGTATACCAGTTCTGCGGCAATGCCCCCGAATTCATTGACTGTGAACATGTTACTTTAAATCTGACAGTTGTCCCTTTTATCTTAACGGACAGGACCATTAAAGCCTGCCAGTACAACGGAAAAGGGTTCTTCGATCTTACTACGGCTAATGTAACGGACTATACTCCTGTGGTGAAGAAATTCTATCCTACCCTGGCTGATCTTAATGCATCATCCAACGAAATAACCAACCCTACCAATTACTTTTCTTCAGAAGGATCGGTCTATGTAAAAGTAACCACCAGCGAAGGGTGCGTAGGAAACGCCAAGATCACCCTTGCTTTCCTTCCTGCTCCGATAGTCAACGAAGCTACTATGAGTGAATGTTTCCTTGAAACGGATGAAACCAGAGCTGTATTTAACCTGACCACTGCAAATGTCTCTTCGGAAACCCCTATTACGAAAAAATATTATCCTACCTTCACGGATGCCAGCAACAATACCAATGAAATACTGAATGCCGACACTTATATTTCCGGAAATACAACCGTTTATGTAAGGGTATTCAACAGCAACCAATGCTACGCCATTGCCAAACTGAACTTAAAGGTAATTCCTCCGAAAAGGTCTGCTATACTGACTGATAAGATGATCTGTATCGACGGCAGGACAAATCTGGATGCAGGGCCGGGATACACCTCTTACGAGTGGAATACAGGAGCTACAACCCAGATTCTGGAAGGAGCAACAGTCGGGGAATACTGGGTAATCCTTGAAGATAACGGATGTTTTGTAAAACAGATGGTAAGCGTTAAAAAAGCACCGGATCCCGTGATTTCAGAAATTGAAATTTCCAACAATACGGTAACCGTTCAGGTAACGGGAGGCAAAGCACCTTACCAGTATGCAGTGGATGCACCAACCAACTGGCAGGATTCCAATGTATTCACCGGGCTTACCAGAGGGCAGCACACGTTTTATGTAAAAGATTCCTACAACTGTACGCCGGTTTCTGTGGAAGTTACCGTACCGAACCTGATCAATGCCATTACTCCGAACGGAGACAACAAGAATGATTTTATTGATTACAGTGAGCTGGCTTATAAGGAGAACCTTTCGTTCGTCATCTATGACCGGTACGGCAACAAGATCTTTACCGGAGACAAGTTCAACAACTACAAATGGGACGGTAAACATTACGACAAGAAATTAGTCACCGGAACCTACTGGTATCACATCAACTGGAATGAACCGAATAAAGACAAAACACCTATTAAATACACCGGATGGATCCTGGTGAAAAATATAAATTAA